The Solea solea chromosome 15, fSolSol10.1, whole genome shotgun sequence genome segment TGCGTCTGCTCCGACCACAGCGGCAGTGGCACATGCTGTCCCTACATAAATACATCATCACATGCTATACCTGCAGAGCTCTTCATTACTCGCGGAGCCAGCCAGCTGAGCGCTCTAACAGACATCGGCTTCGATGACAGTTCCCAGAGGGAGGTTCCAATCGGTAGGCGGTGCAGAAATGGCCTTGGCTGGCCTAAAGGACATCAGCGAGCAGTGCAGTGGAGAGAGCGAGCTCACTGTGTATTTTTTAGGTTGAAGCACCATATGGTTTACAAATTAGCATTTGCCTATTCCCAACCTTCCTGTTCCCTCAAGCATCTCATGGCCTCTGCACCTCTAAGGCCTTGAGCTAAGTTTGTGTATCTGTTGTGTTTGCAGATAGCGCGTGACGTTAAGTTTCTCCCGGGATCAGAGTGGTGCCTTGTTAGTCATCATGGGTCGTTATTTCTTAACTGACACTTATTCAACAGAAATTTATCAAAGCAAGCTCGAGCAGGGTGaagtgcactgtgtgtgtgtgtgtgtgtgtgtgtttttctttctttttcattacaACAGAAACTCTGGATAGGATATTATTGCTCTATTGCTCTGACAGACTTTTTCCCCCATCTCATCATGATCATCTCTCGTTTCAGCATGCTCAGCTGAAACTGAGAAAGTTTGCAAATTGTCCTCTGAAGAGAACCTGCAGCCCTTTAAGGACAATATGGACACCTTTCTTTGCCAAGGTAAgccctttttccccccagatgAAGTGTAATGGATGTTTTGTTGACAGTTTCAGCTGTCCAAATGTCCACTGTGGAAGATTTATGGTGGGTCTTTCAATAGAAATTTAATACAGAATGAAAATGTTTCTTCACAACGTTAATTTGAATTTGCTGCAATATGCAACcccaccactagatgtcactaaaccCTACACACTGGTTCATTAAGGAGTGCATAATCTATATCCCTCTGTGTCACCGCAAACTATCAATAAACCGGTGCGTCTcggtttttttaagtttttatgtaaaaatgttaaaatataaatatctttctctttctgtgctGGTTTGACCCTGGAATATCTAAGCTGAACATTCCTCTGTGATGTAGCTCCTCCATGTCTGCACACACATTTCCAGGTCTGTTTTGTGCTGTTTTCTTGTTGATATACGCACACGAGGGTTCACTCAGTGTTGTTTCCATAGGGACGTGTGTTTATTCCAGGCTGTGCTGAATAACTCACAGCTATTGTTTCGGGGGTTTGCCGATCCCCTATGATGGATTGTGAGTGCGCTTGCTCGCTGTGCTGTTTGTCTCGATCTCCATCTTATAAAGCAGAATATGTCTCACTTTGCCTCAGAGGAACATTAAGGAAAGTGGAAGGTGAACCTGTCGTGCAGCCTGGTAAATTGACTGCAGAGAACACAACTGGTTGCCTGAGAGGCTGAAACTGAACTGACTCGTTCAGCACATGATCCCTTTTGTTTAGTATTTTGGACatcatgaaatgtttttgtggTGAATTTTGCCATTATTTTCTATTGCTTCTCCCTCCCCTCagattctgtcttttttatttttccagccATGCTGACGTCACTGCACTCCTATTAGGAAATTCTTCACTGAGTGGTGTTTATTGAGGggcctgtttttaaaaaaaaaaaaaaacaaaaaaaaaccaggaagATTCTAAATTAATCATAAATTAGGAGCACACTTTTCCTCGACGAGGCTAACAGCTAATCAGtcaagtttaattttttttgtgtcatggaACAAATTGTGCCCAGCCGGCGTGGGCTTACAAAAGACTACAAAGCATAACGGAAAACAGGTGCAGCAGCAAATAAACATCCAGGCACACATAAACCGCTTTACTGAGTTgtttttaatacaaataaaaaatgcgTTCATCAGACACGATTACATAGATTTTTGTGAAGGTGCTCAGTCATCCAGCGCATAGTCATCCTCAGTATTCAGCTGTAGGCAACTACAGGAAGATGACcttctatatttattttacaaaaataaataaataaataagatcatAAGATCACttcattttcagcattttcttattttcctctGAAACGGAGTGAAAGCATCCGGTTTCTCCTGCCAAAGCAAACCACATCTCGCCATGTTCTTGATATAAGTATGGAAAATGTGCGCATCCACCACATGTCATACACACGCATGCTTTTATCCCCACGAtctgacaacagcaacatcgtgtgggtcctcctcctcctcatgtaaGACTCGCTTTGCTTGTTTTAACAAAACAAGCCAAATGCCGGTCTCTGCGTTGCTTTCGCTTTGACCCTCGCTACATTCACTTAACTGTGTCCAATCTGTCTGAAGGACCCGGCTCACAGGCCTCTCACCAACTGCTTTTGTATTCAAATGAGAGTCTAATATATAGCATATGTTCCTCCGTGGTAATGCTCACTGTCCATTTTTGAAGAAAGTCTGCAGATGAAAGCATGTCTCCCATTTCCACCTCTCCCCCTCCGccctcttttcctttctctctgtgtttgggaGCTCTCTCTTTGATGCAAATGACaagcttttttctctctctctctctctccccctctctctccctccctctctgagcACAATGTAAGCACCGTAATGTGGACATGTGACTTAGAAGGCTCCAGACAAGATTCTTGGGGTTCCTCCACTGCTGtggtgaaaaaaagaacaacagccaaatgtcttatttttgttatttttgtaatttcaaAAAAGCCTGAGGTTAAACTGTTGCTGGCTCCACAGTTTAAGccacttttgtttattttctgaccATGAAACTAACCACAGAATAACAGTGGGAGCGGACTTGTTGGAGCTCGGCTGTTTGGTCTAGCTCAATTTTCCCCACTCGCTTCACAAATTCTCATGCATGCAGACCTTTTGATGGAGTCACTGTGACTTGCAAGCAACACTGGCCATGTGATAATCTGTCTCTGATGGACATTAAGATTAGTAAGACTTGTCAAACCCACCTCCTGTTTTTACCAACCACTCTGCTGCTAGGACATCACACCATGTAAGCCACTGgtcccccccccaaacacactcacacacacacacacacacgctcaccaTGGATGCTTAATCATTaatttttatttgcaaaaaataaacatcagttTTAGGCTTGTTGTTCATTGTCTCACAGTGTATGTAGATGCATGTTTTAATagcaaaaacacatcaaatggAAACATTTAACAAAGTCTATTTTTTTTGAGAACCAAACATTAAACTGCAACATTTTtcctttaacaaacaaacacagtgggcgcacacacacacacacacacacacaccaggcacaCATCTGTTTACATAAGAAATTATGGTAGACATGTATCAGGACTTAGACTTAGGTCACAGACGTGTTGTTAATAAATagattaatacatttaaatggggaccaaaaaaaatgtgttttaatacatttctttgATAATCGAATTGGATTCATATGCACAAATATCATTTTGATAACCTTACAATATAACCGTAACCATGGATTTTGCTGATGCAGCCAGTTATCAAACCTCTTTTTTACGTTCATGTATGAAATTTGTCTGGCAAAATCACACTTTTTACAATGTCGAACCAAATAATGAACCAACAGAACAAGACATAGATAAAAATATTTTCAtcctttattttcttgtaaataggatgttaaaggtccagtatgtaagaattagtgatgCTGCGACTCCCAGCTTCCTCTTCAAAACAAGAAACGCGCACTCTGTGTCTAAAGtatatataaaaggcttattacAAAGCTACAAAAGTCAGGTGTTTTATGTTAAAGCCCCATAATACTTTCATACGAACATACTCATGGGTAGTATAGtcattttctgccaataaactgaactggacctttaagtcatCTTGCCCTGCAGCACCACTTTATGTTCATGTCTTCACAATAGGAATCCAGATGGCACAAATAGTCTTGCAGAGTTCATACTGCAATGGTATGGATGTTCAATACTCCTAAAAATAGATATTTCTTTGGTCAAAGCGTCCAGCTCAGTGTCACAGTGATTACAAATCTTGAAACATCTTCGCTTGAAGGATGGAACACAGTCCGATATTAAGATGCTTTTAGGAAGCTCCATCCGTCCGCGTTATTTATCGATATGTCATCATTTATTGATGAGCCGTCAGCGTGGAAAGACACAATTGAGGGCTATGGAGTGATTTAGAACAGCGGAATGGACGATAAAGCATAGTGCCGGTCTCAGCGGGTTCGCCTGGGATCTTTAGATGTGGCTCTGGCTTCAATTACACGTAGCAACCAGATATTCCCAACATAAGAGCACAACACAGATTTTTGTGCCAGGAAAGATTCTCCGTCCCATCGactgtcatgtgtgtgttggaaaGCTTGCACGACGAGGCCGTAGTTTATTTCTGGTCATTTGACTGTTTCAGGCTCAAGCAGCTTACACATTATTGACCTTTAGGGGATGGAGAAGCTGAGTGGGAGAATTTATTGTCTAGCTTTTTGTCAATTGTCCATCAGTATGGACCACCAGAAGATACAGCTGGCTTGACTCCACCGCAGCTCTTTTATATATTAAAACTCGGCCCCTACAAGTGAAATTTGATCACGAGTAACCTGTGGCATTTGCCTGTCTGACGCTGTCACATTTCACTGCCGCTCTCTTATATCACGACTCGCGACACAGTCGGACTGATCCCGATGGCACAACGAGATAAATGTTGCGGCCAGCTGGAAATACGGTATTTCCTAATGGGTACCGTGTTGTCCAACTCCAGTTTTCTTACCCTTTCTCACACCTCTTGCAcacaaacctacacacacacatgcagtcatcTGTCTCCATTCAAACTCACCCTGCACAAAGAAGCACTTGTGCTGGGGTCTGCGGCACTCATTTGTCAGTTGTGCAACAGTGGACAGTCCAACACTCAATAACCTGGTGGCACAACACTGACCCTGAAAAGACTGTTGGTTTAAGTAATGGTGACATGTGGAATCCTCCTGACtgcacagtgagagggtgaacgATGTCTTTTCTGTGAGGAATGTTAATCCTTCTTCATTTAAATTTACTTTGCAGCGAAAACGATACTGGAAACACAAGAGAAGCAGCTGACGGACACGCAGAAGATGTAAGGACTtcatctttaaatgttttccttaTTAGTCGCTTCACTTCCTTTACATGGGTCACACACGGCGCGGCAGTGATTAGCTCTTCATTTGAAAGGCAAAGTAATAATGCCCTCCCAGTTACAGTTGGAGGTGATGCCTTCTCACCGCCGTGAAGAAATATAACCTCATTGCTTTGTCAATATTTTGGCCTGCCAGTTCCTTCAGCGATATGGAAGTGGTAGGCCGTCATGCCAGGCCATCAGCAGACGAGAGGCCCCATGTgcggtgtctgtgttgtttatctaAGCAGAGCGAGAGTAGACAGCCTTGGCTCCAGGCTTCTGTTTCTGCTGGCGAGGAATGTGTTCCTATAGCACACTCCAAACAAAGAGACCCCAACCTGTCCGCCGTATTGATCCACTGCAAATGGCCGACACATTCAACACTTGAATGCGTGTCGTCCGCTGCCATGTGCACACTCTCTGTTGCTGCTTTCTGCCATTGTGTGCAAGTTGTGTGCATATTTCCCCCTCTTCCCTCACTCCAATGTGCATAGTTAAGCCTCGGCACACCAGGGAGCGGTGTGACAAAGTATAACCCTGGAGATgcatgagttttattttaggcctGGATATTAATCCCttagaaaaacagaacagaatgaCTACGCTGCTGTTTGTCAGTACTTGCATTTCTTAAATGCTGAGTCATCATCGGTTGGGGTTTTTAATGTCACTAAATCTCTTTTTAAGAAAACATATTCTTCCAAGATTAACTTTCTTATTTTGCATATTTGCATTGCGCTGCCAGGTTTCGCAACAGTCGCCGTAGGTTTCTATAATCTCGTGTGTAATATTTGGTTCTTgaggctttttttgttgtttttttgttttgattttcttctcTGCCCTCAGGTTCTTGGAGTTGAGCTTGTCCTTCTCGGTAAAGCCCAAGGCAGGAGAGAAAGAGGTCTCTCCGAACACGTTATTCTCCGTTTGGCACGAGTTTTCCACTGATTTCAAAGACCAGTGGAAGAAGCATAATCGGCTGATGTTACAGGAACGGTGAGAGGGTGATGGGGAAGTTTCCCGTTtcagaaaatgacattaaactTGATATGAATCCTGTCGTCTGACAGATTACCTGAATTTACGAGcctaaaatgaaatatttaaccgcttttcattcatttgtccaTATTTCCGTGAAGGGTATACCATTATCTGTCATTAcgggacaaaaacaacattagttACAACATGTAGGATTTTCCTCAAGCGTACGTTTGCGAACAATGAATAACTTTCGCTGCGTCTCATGTTTTGCTGGCGATCGTATCGGATTCATTCAAATTCATGAAGGGAAAGGAGGTGAAATGACCCAAATCTATGTCCTCACCCCggtaatgaaaaaaacacatggagCATTCAGTTAGCTTCCAGTGGTTTGATGAATATAAAGATAATGCTGCATATATCAACAGAAAGCAAATTGGTCCATTATGCCAAATGAAGATTGAACTGTGATATGTATTTGTAAGAGAAGGGAAATGTCACAAGCATTGCTTTTACAGTAGAAAAGAATCCAAACAGAATTGAAAGCATTAGCTCTTTGCCCTTTGCCATAGGCGGCCGTCCCAACCCACTCCTgctatttctttccttttcttttccactcCAGAGCAGCTATAGATATCAATCCTCACTCACGCTGTATGGACATGCAGTGTTTGGCAAACACAGCCCTCGTGTACTGAGTGTAGGAAAGACACACGTCTGTCAGTGTAAACTGCTGCACTGACACATCGCTAACATGCTGATGTTGTCGTTTGATGCCGCTGGCCTCGCTCCGAGCCGTAGTAAACTAGAGTGAGTCACACCAAAGTCGGAGGGTTGGCCCTCGGACAAACGAGATCATTGTATCCAAATACCTCGTGACCATAATCTTCCTGTTACAGTGGTTAAAATAGTGGATTTCAGgagtgtgcatgtctgtgtgcatcTGAATATTTCCTGCCTCACAGTGactcataattatgactgaCCTTTTGTTTCAGGGTCAAAATGGCGGAGGACTGCTTCAAACAGGCCAGGGAGAAGGCGTCCTACAGTGTAAAACCCAAACATGCCACTGGAATAGTACGTGTTTGCACTTATAATTGACTACACTGATTCCTCTGTGCTTTGGTTAATGTAGTTCCAGCCGTATGTGCCCTCtattgttgttggttttttaattttttcccctccccttGTTGCACATTATCTCTTCACCTAGGGCATAAAAGAAACAACACTtttggctgcagcagcagcagcagcttgttgaGATAAGTGCCAGTGCTGCCTGTTGTAAATAACTCAGACCTGTTATTTTATTCCACAGAAAGCAAAGCTGGGTCAGAAGATCTGAAgcagaaaatggaaaattaTCATCATCAAGCCCCGTTGCACAAGCACTGTTTGTACAATCGTACATGAGTCATCCGTCGTTTTCTACATTTATTTGCTTCCCGTCTTTGTTTCCAGTTGATTTAGAGCTGTTTTTATTACGCGCTCGCACTTCAAAGTGGACATTACGAGGACATTATATTGTTTGAGCGGGGAATTAAAAAATTAGATTCTCAGCCAGCTCTTTTGTAGCACCGTCCAGAAAACGTTGCTGAGGCATCATTAAGCTGAGATGATTAAatgagaaatgagtcatttgcCAACAAATGTCCATTGGACAATTTGTAGCAAGACTAAATCCGAGCTTTTCACTATTTTAAAAGCCGTATgtagtttattttcatttttttattcaaatgaacGTCATGTTTATTTATCCTTTAATGGTGAAAAGCACAGAGTTTTATAGCCTCTCTATATTGTGGTAGCGAGTCACCTGCCAGACAGAAAGTGCCTTATCGCACACATGAGTGGTCCAAACGAGTGCTGAGCAGAGATAATTTTTTACGGAGACATTTTTGCGATTAAATAATACACGAAAGGAAGAAAAATCCACTTTCCACACACGCAGTGATCCATGGCATGTGCTGTTCTTAATGATCGTCTCATGAAGTCTGTTTCTGGACTCCGGCGATCGTTTTTaacctttgttttacatgcagCCCcgagtcatgtgatcacacaCAGAACTAATATTGTTTCATTCAGGATTTCGTGATTCATTGTGACATTCATTCACAATACCAACCAGATGTTTTGTCCTTGGCCgtgaaaaaatatttattgaatTAAAGAGATTGCATTAATTTTTAATAGCAATTCTGCATGTACCAGAGTTTTGTTTGTCGGTTATATTGTATCACTCAATGACCCCAACATTTTATATGAAATAgatttaatatatttttcatacgcatacacacatacacacaaagataatatacacactgtatagcATTGCACCCCCATTACACATGCTGCAGTAGCTCTTCCTTACTGCCTCATATACCTGGCAAACGTGTACAAGCACACAGGTGCTGCTGCAGgtcactgctgtgctgctgtatgTTTCTCCAAATCCCGCCGTTGACGTCGACGTGAAAAGAAAACACGATAGCAGATAAAATACTTCCCAAACAGTCAATTCATAAAAATGGGGCTTTCAAACTGTTGCACGACAAACATGTCGCGTAGGGTTCACAGGGAACAACTTATTCTATCTCACTTTTCTcgtctttattgtttttgaggaaacacagagacacttttCACAAAGAAATCTATTAGCACATGTACAAATGGAAGTTAGATATAACCTATTTGGTCTCCATACCACTGATAATTATGACTTATATGATTTGCTGGGTCAATCAGACGGTGAACATGCCCTTTACACAAAGAAATCTAttagaaaatgtacaaataacTGTTAGATATGAgctttgtggggaaaaaaatcaaaaacaacaatgagtGTCTCTTGCACAGATCATATGAATCAAGTTTCTCTCACCAACAGTCTCTGATTAAATCAACGTTTGGCTTTTAGCAGCACCAGTTCCATGTTTTACGTCATTTTATGGCGGAACAGGCCGTTATTTGTCAAACATGATGCAGAGTCGCTCGACTTGAAGCCAGTGTTTGTTTGGCAAAGTTTGTCGGTATCTGCCTTTGACAATATTCAGATGTCCTTTGAATTTGTCCTTCACAGTTTCCCATGACTGCTCACGTCCACAGACATGCAGCGGCACTGTTTGACCCTCTGCACCTTGCGGTGTCTGAAGGGGGGCTGCAGGTCCGGACAGTCCAGCTGCACTGTGAGCTGTGTGATGCGGTGCGGCTTGCAGAAGGAGCAGGACTGGAACGGCTCCTGGGCCTTGTTGTGCTTTTTCCTGCCAGAACCCGAGGCCTGGCCTCGGTTCTGGCCGTGGCCGGAGCTGGGGCCCATGTGGCGGGGGATATAGAAGGAGTTGCACTGGCCGTAGCAAAAACGGTTGACCACAGTGCGGCTCCGGCAGCCCTCCTCACTGATTGTCTGACGGAGCGGTTGGGTCTTGCACCAGTCTCTGCGGAGGTAGCGGCGCTCTGTCACCACCAAGGCCTCTCTGCTGGAGGACAGCACCTCAGGTTTCTGCTGCAGTAACCGGTGGTGGCGCTCCGAGGACAGGTTCCCTTTAGTTTTGTACGGCGATGGGATGGATCCCTGCGGCCGGGGCTTCTTGGTCTCTGCGGTGATGCAGAGCACCCCAGCCAGTATGACTGGGATAGTTATTCTCCACAGcattctgcaaaaacaaaaaaaagacagagacacattgCTATGCATTACATGTCTAAACAGAATGGAACATCTGCTCAACTCGAAATTATGAACAGTTGAGTTAGTGCAACACTAATTCGTGAAGTATGTGATCTTACAAAACAGTCGTGCTGTCACTGACACGACATTCATATTACCAACTGTGTTTGCAACTGTGCCAAAGTGCATTCATGTTGAACCACCTTTGGAGTGCAGCCTCCGAGGCATCATTGAGGAAATTAATCCATCACCAGGGCCCCCATTTGTCAGCATCTCTGTGTCATTACTTCTATTTGCTTTCCTCTCGGCTACGCAACTCttccaaaaataaacaaagcccTGCCATCAAAGGATACACTTAAACACCCATAACGAGAAGGGGAAGTTGATTTTATTGGTCCCGTCGCCGGGTAAAATAATTAGGGCTTTGCTTACTTTAGTCATGAACTATGCCGCAGATATGTAAACAGGCATTAGAGAGGCCCATCTGCATGTTATTAGGGGAAGAGTTGGGGAACTCTACAGTGCCCTTTGGGAGTCCACTCTTTTACTCTTTGGTGATATACGATGGAGCAAAGTGAACTGAGAATGACCCGCGTCCATAATCACCGTCGTGTCTTCTGTATCACGCTCGCACCGGAGAGATAAGTCTGCTCCGGAGAAACCGTTCCTCTGCTCCGCGGACTGGAGTATCCACCCGTGTGCACGCTGTCAGTATTTGTGCCAGCACATTTTTGACCATCACTCAAGCATCTTTCCAGCAGATGTTGCTCTTGACAAGCATTGCATGACAtcaagtcagaaattctgacaGAGAACCAAACGGCCTCAAGGCCATTGGCTGCTCATATTCAGAGAATCTTCTTTGCTGTGTAAATTTCTATGTTccccctttttctctttctttcccggACAAGCGACTCACTCTGACATGGAACAAATTACTATATCAtattcctctttgttttttgccccccccccccctttttttctgccCTTGACCTTGAGGTCACGGGAGGTCTGCCCAAGCTGCACGAGCACTTAAGTTTGTATATCACCGTCTCAGCAGCTCTAGTGCACTCGACAGCAGCTGTATGTCAACCGTGCAGAGCTGCTCCATGAATTCTATCTCGACTTTTTTCGTAAGGATATAGAGAAACATATTCATGTTCCACTGAGACAGCAGATCTTCTTTCCCTCTTTCATACGTCCTCGTGCAAATCTGATCtctcaaatctgtttttgttgtcttcatTGAAAGCTCAAACCGAGGCAGGAAGGAAATATTTTGGATTTTGTGTACTACCTGCCAAGAAACCAGATTTAAGTGTTCTCCACAAGTCTATTTTTGATAGATCTGTGCTTCTTCTGTAAGCACACGCTTTTTTCAAACGCACACACGGGCCAGCACACTCGCCTACACGCCCATCATAAGGTTAGAAAAACTAAACCAAAGACTCCCGCTGGGTCCTTCCACCACCTACAGCATCAGGGAGCTGTGACCCCACTCCATCTTCCAGCGATCTACCTTCCATGTGCAACAGTCTTGTtcctgctgtctgtgtgttttaaaacacaaaaaccccGCTGCTCATGAGGAACGGGCTATGCTTCTGTGTGCAGGCTCTTGTTCTCAGCTTTCCCTCCACCCATTGCCCTTAGAGGCACCCTGGCTGTAACTTTGGAGAGCTATGGGTCTGCAAACAGACTCTGGAGGGATGACCCAAGTCACTGTGTACACAGAGCATGACGGATGGCCCGTACAGTCAGCAGCCGCGCTCCCTCTCCACTCCCAGACTCGGCGCAAGTATGACAGTGGTGGCCCTGCCAAGCTTTCCTCATCAATCTCAGCAGCAAAGACAAATTGCGGTTTTGGGGGGAGAGATTCAGGGGCTTTGGGGGAAGTGCTGAGGTGAGTTTAGAAGACAGAGGGAAAAGAGGCAAAGATGATGGGGACAAATGACCTACTGGGAAACCAAAGCAGCCCCTCCTGGGCTTCATGCTCAGTTAATGCCCTCCTTCCACAGCCGTATATCTTTCCACAAGCTGTTTGTCTCCTtattttctgcctctttctgtcactctatctctctgtctctccttgaCGCGCAGCACTAATCATCAGCGTCTCGGAGACGGAAGAAgactgtggttttgtgtgttaatGCTGAGAAAAGGACTAAAGCCTGACCTTTCTGTCTGCTAAACACTAatattgtccacaaacacagctttATGTTTTACCAGAACCACAAATACTTTGGGATAAGCTTCACTGAACTGTGGCAGACCTTGGTTCCAAAATTCAGACCTCTAATGAAATTTCAAATACCAGCGAGACTGCTGAGCTAGACACAAGCCCTCTTTGAAAACAGCTATTATCAACAGTGGGaacttgttttgttgttcaGAATGAACAACAACATAGAATTATAATactatggttttgttttttttgttagcaGAACAAtgagttttggtttttttcctaATCTCAAAgtaaaatgggaaaaaaaagtcctgaaAATAAATCCCCCACCTGACTGGAAAgcatttgaatatttcacatattctgTCATTAAAACGAGAGTCatgtgaagacatttaaaaaagaatttgtACACACAGATGTAGACTTCAGCTAAACCATGTGAAACATCTTCCCAGCATGTCTTCAAAGGCaggttaaaacaaacaaaacctgaTGCCTCAATTATTGGTGCGTCAGAAAGTCTCATACACACAGACTGCTTAAATGCACTTAATTACACTAGAACTGCATTTAATTCACCGTGCAACTCAAACCTCAATCACACACAAGtagctgcgcacacacacacacacacacacacacatacgtgacCTCCCTCAcgtgcacatgcacgcacacacacacacacacaggatacaaagagagcgagaaagaggtaaatgaaatgttttcactTGGAGCCAATTACACAAAGAGGAACCATGTCATTATCTGCATTTGCGGATTTTGTATTTTCCCAAACTACACTCGACTGTTGGCTCATTTGGGGGCTTttgctgtgcaaatgtgtttaaTGCCAACATCGCCAGGAGGCTGCTTTAGGCAATTTGAGCGGCCATTTGTCACCACAATCCATCTCGGTAATGACTAGCAGCCCAGATATAATGCTTTCCAAGCTCAGCACGGGTAAGAATGCGAGGCGACTCCTTTGACTCGGCAACACACTGTAAAGTGATTTAGAGAGGGACGAGGAGGCAATTAGAGATGTTATGATAGTGCATGGTTTTTCATTACAAATCGGGGCGACGCCACTTAGCTGCGGCGGTTAACACCACCTTCAACTCGAGTTTATTTAAATACCTTAAAATGCAGTTTATTTTCCATTAAGTAGCTTCAAAAGTGCTAAATTGGATCATTCCAACCTCTCTGACAATAGCtcaaaatgaatatatatatgatcTGTATTTTATAGGTGGAAATGGAAATATTACTGGTGTTTTAAAGTGTAATTTTTAACGCTTTAAAACGTTTAACTATTGACTGCACAGTTTGAGTTTGCAGGGACTGACGCACAGGCAGGCCGCGCCAtattaaacactttaaatgtcCTCCTTCATAGCCATATTTTAGCCAACATGCAAAGTTCACGTTCTGCAACAAACGCAGCAATTCTCTGCCAGTTTTAATCCACTTCCCCTAAGGATTATCCCGGTGCTTGTTCGCGTGGAAACTTCTCAGCGTTAAGAATGTCGCCAAGGTCTCCATCAAATACTTGTTCGACTGTCTTTAGAGCCTTGCAGTGAAGGGAAGTGAAGGTCTCTGTTGCTAAAGGCA includes the following:
- the grem2b gene encoding gremlin-2b codes for the protein MLWRITIPVILAGVLCITAETKKPRPQGSIPSPYKTKGNLSSERHHRLLQQKPEVLSSSREALVVTERRYLRRDWCKTQPLRQTISEEGCRSRTVVNRFCYGQCNSFYIPRHMGPSSGHGQNRGQASGSGRKKHNKAQEPFQSCSFCKPHRITQLTVQLDCPDLQPPFRHRKVQRVKQCRCMSVDVSSHGKL